In a single window of the Saccharothrix australiensis genome:
- a CDS encoding cytidine deaminase has translation MHPLDPEDEKIITLARSARARTGAAEGAAVRDTDGRTYAATTVGLPSLRLTALQAAVAAAVSSGAEGLEAAAVVTAADAVDAGSVAAVRDLTATAPVFRADPSGALVDTVAVPDAG, from the coding sequence CTGCACCCGCTCGACCCCGAGGACGAGAAGATCATCACGCTGGCGCGGTCGGCGCGGGCCCGCACGGGCGCGGCGGAGGGCGCGGCGGTCCGGGACACCGACGGCCGCACCTACGCGGCGACCACGGTGGGCCTGCCGTCCCTGCGCCTGACGGCGCTCCAGGCGGCGGTGGCGGCGGCCGTGTCCAGCGGGGCGGAGGGCCTGGAGGCGGCGGCCGTGGTGACGGCGGCCGACGCGGTGGACGCCGGCTCGGTGGCCGCGGTGCGCGACCTGACCGCCACCGCGCCCGTGTTCCGGGCCGACCCGTCCGGCGCGCTGGTCGACACCGTGGCCGTGCCGGACGCCGGGTAG
- a CDS encoding FAD-binding oxidoreductase, with protein sequence MGFDRRTFLGATGLAVLGGWTGRDRDWDRLRRALTGRLVLPGDADYDTARRPYNTVYASRRPAAVALCASESDVARCLVFAAEERLPVAARGGRHSYAGYSAPEDGLVVDVAALREVRPGPEAVVGGGIALIDLYERLGAAGRLLPAGTCRSVGIGGLALGGGISVVGRKYGLTCDHLRGARVVTPDGSVRVVDEEHEPDLFWALRGGGGGNFGIVTSFRFATDEARDLVPFELRTPAGAAVDVFGAWQEWVVDQPDELWAACRLSSGRRTTAVVSGCWVGTPESLTPVLDRFAAKVPVTRRDLRPMDYPTAMRHYANCLKGCPPFAGTPFVASSRMLRRPLDPARAVGLLDGARSTSVLFDSFGGAIARVGATDTAFPHRDAIASAQVYVDAAGVPEAQARQQVATVRDGMGLDTGYVNYIDPEMPDWRHAYYGPNLPRLQQVARRYDPDHVLAFPQSL encoded by the coding sequence GTGGGATTCGATCGCAGGACCTTCCTCGGGGCGACCGGCCTGGCCGTGCTGGGCGGGTGGACCGGCCGGGACCGGGACTGGGACCGGCTGCGCCGGGCGTTGACCGGCCGGCTGGTGCTGCCCGGCGACGCCGACTACGACACCGCCCGGCGTCCGTACAACACCGTCTACGCGTCCCGGCGGCCGGCGGCCGTCGCGCTGTGCGCGTCCGAGTCGGACGTGGCCCGGTGCCTGGTCTTCGCGGCGGAGGAGCGCCTGCCGGTCGCGGCGCGCGGCGGCAGGCACAGCTACGCGGGCTACTCGGCGCCGGAGGACGGCCTGGTGGTGGACGTGGCGGCGCTGCGCGAGGTCCGGCCGGGCCCGGAGGCGGTGGTCGGCGGCGGCATCGCGCTGATCGACCTGTACGAGCGGCTGGGCGCGGCGGGGCGGCTGCTGCCCGCCGGCACGTGCCGCAGCGTCGGCATCGGCGGGCTGGCGCTCGGCGGCGGCATCAGCGTGGTCGGCCGCAAGTACGGCCTGACCTGCGACCACCTGCGCGGTGCGCGGGTGGTGACGCCGGACGGCTCGGTGCGCGTGGTCGACGAGGAGCACGAGCCGGACCTGTTCTGGGCGCTGCGGGGCGGCGGTGGCGGCAACTTCGGGATCGTCACGTCGTTCCGGTTCGCCACCGACGAGGCGCGGGACCTGGTGCCGTTCGAGCTGCGCACCCCGGCCGGCGCGGCGGTGGACGTGTTCGGGGCGTGGCAGGAGTGGGTGGTCGACCAGCCGGACGAGCTGTGGGCGGCGTGCCGGCTGTCGTCGGGCCGCCGGACCACGGCCGTCGTGTCCGGCTGCTGGGTGGGCACGCCCGAGTCGCTGACGCCGGTGCTGGACCGGTTCGCGGCGAAGGTCCCGGTGACCCGGCGCGACCTCCGGCCGATGGACTACCCGACCGCCATGCGGCACTACGCGAACTGCCTGAAGGGGTGCCCGCCGTTCGCGGGGACGCCCTTCGTGGCCTCGTCGCGGATGCTGCGGCGACCGCTCGACCCGGCGCGGGCGGTCGGGCTGCTGGACGGCGCGCGGTCCACGTCGGTGCTGTTCGACTCGTTCGGCGGCGCGATCGCGCGGGTGGGCGCGACGGACACGGCGTTCCCGCACCGCGACGCGATCGCGAGCGCACAGGTGTACGTCGACGCCGCCGGGGTGCCCGAGGCACAGGCGCGACAACAGGTCGCCACCGTCCGCGACGGGATGGGCCTGGACACCGGCTACGTGAACTACATCGACCCGGAGATGCCCGACTGGCGACACGCCTACTACGGCCCCAACCTGCCAAGACTCCAACAGGTAGCCCGCCGCTACGACCCGGACCACGTACTGGCCTTCCCACAGTCCCTCTAG
- a CDS encoding (2Fe-2S) ferredoxin domain-containing protein: protein MTVCRACCCGTVKKHPDYDHEGQLHRLRALAAGSGGRVRVRTADCLDTCENSNVVVVKPPGGQPVWLGFVLHDAVMDDLERWLADGGPLPATLELNRIPSPARRG from the coding sequence GTGACGGTGTGCCGCGCCTGCTGCTGCGGCACCGTGAAGAAGCACCCGGACTACGACCACGAGGGGCAGCTGCACCGCCTGCGCGCCCTGGCCGCCGGGTCCGGCGGCCGGGTCCGCGTGCGCACGGCGGACTGCCTGGACACCTGCGAGAACTCGAACGTCGTCGTGGTGAAGCCGCCGGGCGGGCAGCCGGTGTGGCTGGGGTTCGTGCTGCATGACGCGGTGATGGACGACCTGGAGCGCTGGCTGGCCGACGGCGGCCCGCTGCCGGCGACCCTGGAGCTGAACCGCATCCCGTCGCCCGCGCGGCGGGGCTGA
- the era gene encoding GTPase Era: MDGYRSGFACFVGRPNAGKSTLTNALVGTKVAITSSKPQTTRHTIRGIVHRADGQLVLVDTPGLHRPRTLLGQRLNDLVRETWSEVDVVGFCVPADQKVGPGDRFIAAELEKIAKRTPVIGIVTKTDLVGQEQVAEQLLALQRVMEFAEFVPVSAQRGYQVDTLADLLVGKLPEGPPLYPDGELTDEPEQTLVAELIREAALEGVRDELPHSIAVVVEEMLPREGRDDLVDVHANVFVERPSQKAIILGHRGERLKQVGITARKHIEKLLGTRVYLDLHIKIAKDWQRDPKQLRRLGF; this comes from the coding sequence ATGGATGGTTACCGCTCCGGGTTCGCGTGTTTCGTCGGCCGCCCCAACGCCGGCAAGTCGACGTTGACCAACGCGCTGGTCGGCACCAAGGTCGCGATCACCTCCAGCAAGCCGCAGACCACCCGGCACACCATCCGCGGCATCGTGCACCGCGCCGACGGGCAGTTGGTGCTCGTGGACACGCCCGGCCTGCACCGGCCGCGCACGCTGCTCGGCCAGCGGCTCAACGACCTCGTCCGCGAGACGTGGTCCGAGGTCGACGTCGTCGGCTTCTGCGTGCCCGCCGACCAGAAGGTCGGCCCCGGTGACCGCTTCATCGCGGCCGAGCTGGAGAAGATCGCCAAGCGGACGCCGGTCATCGGCATCGTCACCAAGACCGACCTCGTCGGCCAGGAGCAGGTGGCCGAGCAGCTGCTCGCGCTCCAGCGGGTGATGGAGTTCGCCGAGTTCGTCCCGGTCTCCGCGCAGCGCGGCTACCAGGTCGACACGCTGGCGGACCTGCTGGTCGGGAAGCTGCCCGAGGGGCCGCCGCTGTACCCGGACGGCGAGCTGACCGACGAGCCCGAGCAGACCCTGGTCGCCGAGCTGATCCGGGAGGCCGCCCTGGAGGGCGTGCGGGACGAGCTGCCGCACTCGATCGCCGTGGTCGTGGAGGAGATGCTGCCCCGCGAGGGGCGGGACGACCTGGTGGACGTGCACGCCAACGTGTTCGTGGAGCGGCCCAGCCAGAAGGCGATCATCCTGGGCCACCGCGGCGAACGCCTCAAGCAGGTCGGCATCACCGCGCGCAAGCACATCGAGAAGCTGCTCGGCACCCGCGTGTACCTCGACCTGCACATCAAGATCGCGAAGGACTGGCAGCGCGACCCCAAGCAGCTCCGTAGACTGGGCTTCTGA
- the ybeY gene encoding rRNA maturation RNase YbeY codes for MSIEIANESGVTVDEPSIVSAARFALDRMGVSPLAELSVLLVELDVMADLHQRWMDLPGPTDVMAFPMDELDSARRPDAAGLGPALLGDIVLCPAFAKDQAKKAGHSLLDELHLLTVHGVLHLLGYDHAEPAEEREMFTLQNRILGDFRTATAEAERTAAQREADSKLLGAVGLEDSDRPDPTA; via the coding sequence GTGAGCATCGAGATCGCGAACGAGTCGGGCGTGACCGTGGACGAGCCGTCCATCGTCTCCGCCGCCCGATTCGCGCTGGACCGGATGGGCGTGAGCCCCTTGGCCGAGCTGTCCGTCCTGCTGGTGGAGCTGGACGTGATGGCGGACCTGCACCAGCGGTGGATGGACCTGCCGGGACCGACGGACGTCATGGCGTTCCCGATGGACGAGCTGGACTCGGCCCGCCGACCCGACGCGGCGGGCCTCGGCCCGGCGCTGCTCGGCGACATCGTGCTGTGCCCGGCGTTCGCCAAGGACCAGGCGAAGAAGGCCGGCCACAGCCTGCTCGACGAGCTGCACCTGCTCACCGTGCACGGCGTGCTGCACCTGCTGGGCTACGACCACGCCGAGCCCGCCGAGGAGCGCGAGATGTTCACCCTCCAGAACCGCATCCTGGGCGACTTCCGCACCGCGACCGCCGAGGCCGAGCGCACCGCCGCGCAGCGCGAGGCCGATTCCAAGCTGCTCGGGGCGGTGGGCCTGGAGGACTCCGACAGGCCCGACCCGACCGCCTGA
- a CDS encoding hemolysin family protein has protein sequence MSGDSTSLIALAVALVLAAGAFAGADAALGTVSRARVEALQRQGRSGARQLIQVLADRPRHVNLLLLLRLGCELSATVLVTVVCLRLIATGWVAVLVAGLSMLVVSYVLVGVGPRTIGRQHPYAVSLVAAAPIRVLGRVLGPLSRLLILVGNAITPGRGFREGPFSSEVELRELVDMAQERGVVDEGEREMIHSVFELGDTIAREVMVPRTEIVWIEQIKSVRQALALSLRTGYTRVPVIGESVDDIVGVVNLKDLVRRTLAEEPNGAVVADVMKPASFIPDSKPIADLLREMQLSRNHLAIVVDEYGGTAGLLTIEDILEEIVGEITDESDTDDRPPVEHLTDGSVRVSARLPVDDLDALFGTELDDHEVETVGGLLAQRLGRVPLPGTEAEIAGLRMRAEGGKDERGRMRITTVLVRQVNGDHGAEGTPGD, from the coding sequence GTGTCGGGGGACTCCACCAGTCTCATCGCGCTGGCGGTCGCGCTCGTGCTGGCGGCGGGCGCGTTCGCGGGCGCGGACGCCGCGCTGGGCACCGTGTCGCGGGCCCGCGTCGAGGCGCTCCAGCGGCAGGGCCGGTCGGGCGCGCGGCAGCTCATCCAGGTGCTCGCGGACCGGCCGCGGCACGTCAACCTGCTGCTGTTGCTGCGCCTGGGCTGCGAGCTGTCGGCGACGGTGCTGGTGACGGTCGTGTGCCTGCGCCTGATCGCCACCGGCTGGGTGGCCGTGCTGGTCGCGGGCCTCAGCATGCTGGTCGTGTCGTACGTGCTGGTCGGCGTCGGCCCGCGCACGATCGGCCGCCAGCACCCGTACGCGGTGAGCCTGGTCGCGGCGGCGCCGATCCGGGTGCTCGGCCGGGTGCTGGGACCGCTGTCGCGGCTGCTGATCCTCGTGGGCAACGCCATCACACCGGGTCGCGGCTTCCGCGAGGGCCCGTTCTCGTCCGAGGTCGAGCTGCGCGAGCTGGTCGACATGGCGCAGGAGCGCGGCGTCGTGGACGAGGGCGAGCGCGAGATGATCCACTCGGTGTTCGAGCTGGGCGACACGATCGCGCGCGAGGTGATGGTGCCGCGCACCGAGATCGTGTGGATCGAGCAGATCAAGTCGGTGCGGCAGGCGCTGGCGCTGTCGCTGCGCACCGGCTACACGCGGGTGCCGGTGATCGGCGAGAGCGTGGACGACATCGTCGGCGTGGTGAACCTGAAGGACCTGGTGCGGCGGACGCTGGCCGAGGAGCCGAACGGCGCGGTGGTCGCGGACGTCATGAAGCCGGCCTCGTTCATCCCCGACTCGAAGCCCATCGCCGACCTGCTGCGCGAGATGCAGCTGTCCCGCAACCACCTGGCGATCGTGGTGGACGAGTACGGCGGCACGGCGGGCCTGCTGACCATCGAGGACATCCTGGAGGAGATCGTCGGCGAGATCACCGACGAGTCGGACACGGACGACCGGCCGCCGGTGGAGCACCTGACCGACGGCTCGGTCCGGGTGAGCGCCCGGCTGCCGGTGGACGACCTGGACGCCCTGTTCGGCACCGAGCTGGACGACCACGAGGTGGAGACGGTGGGCGGGCTCCTGGCGCAGCGCCTCGGCCGGGTGCCGCTGCCCGGCACGGAGGCGGAGATCGCGGGCCTGCGGATGCGGGCCGAGGGCGGCAAGGACGAACGGGGGCGGATGCGCATCACGACGGTGCTCGTCCGCCAGGTGAACGGCGACCACGGCGCGGAGGGAACACCCGGTGACTGA
- a CDS encoding GNAT family N-acetyltransferase, which yields METLRALTAADLPACLDLAADRDWPREEAKWRFLLRVGSGFGAFDGERLVGTAIVTRFGDIHTVLSMVLVARSHGGRGLGRRVVAHALAFAGTPVASLCATPLGRPLYEKLGFREVGRLAGHFGVLTAPPSGATRPAARADRARLVAEDAEVFGADRSALWAELFDFAHEVRVAEGGFAASWRDTDRLVVGPVVADSVEVAKALIADVAGAGPARVDVADPDLAAWLAAHGMPARFDVARMVRGEPAGARDRLYAPVMQALG from the coding sequence ATGGAGACCTTGCGCGCGCTCACCGCGGCCGACCTGCCCGCCTGCCTCGACCTGGCCGCCGACCGGGACTGGCCGCGGGAGGAGGCCAAGTGGCGGTTCCTGCTGCGGGTCGGCTCGGGGTTCGGCGCGTTCGACGGCGAACGCCTGGTCGGCACCGCGATCGTCACCCGGTTCGGTGATATCCACACGGTGCTCAGCATGGTGCTGGTCGCGCGGAGCCACGGCGGGCGCGGGCTGGGGCGGCGGGTCGTGGCGCACGCCCTGGCGTTCGCGGGCACGCCGGTGGCGTCGCTGTGCGCGACCCCGCTGGGCAGGCCGCTGTACGAGAAGCTGGGCTTCCGCGAGGTCGGGCGGCTGGCCGGGCACTTCGGCGTGCTGACCGCGCCGCCGTCGGGCGCGACGAGGCCGGCCGCGCGGGCCGACCGGGCGCGGCTGGTGGCCGAGGACGCGGAGGTGTTCGGCGCGGACCGGTCGGCGCTGTGGGCGGAGCTGTTCGACTTCGCGCACGAGGTGCGGGTGGCCGAGGGCGGGTTCGCGGCGTCCTGGCGCGACACCGACCGCCTGGTGGTCGGCCCGGTGGTCGCCGACTCGGTGGAGGTGGCGAAAGCCCTGATCGCGGACGTGGCGGGCGCCGGGCCGGCGCGGGTGGACGTCGCCGACCCGGACCTCGCGGCGTGGTTGGCGGCGCACGGGATGCCCGCCCGGTTCGACGTCGCGCGGATGGTGCGCGGCGAGCCGGCCGGCGCCCGCGACCGGCTGTACGCGCCGGTCATGCAGGCGCTGGGATGA